In Oryza sativa Japonica Group chromosome 8, ASM3414082v1, the sequence CATCTTGGGGTGGGCATTCCGTGTGACTAAAAATTTCGCTCTCGGTATTTGGTCTTTAaaaagtgaagaccgaatttTAACGCAAAAATATCAGGACCGACAAATTCGGTCTCAGTCTCGGTCCTGACCAAAATTCaaaaacattttcatatatgcaaagaaaataatggaaattttcaacGCAATAATCACAAAAAGAATTCGTAAACACGTATGAGTAAAAACTCTTATTAGGTTGCATTCCTAGAAGAAGTAGGGATACGAAAATTAGATTTTAATCCTATTGAACTTAGTGGATTGTAGGTTGCATTTAGACTATTTTGTTAATTTGGTCTTTTCGTTCTATTCGATTAATCAAGAAAACTAACCaaattgaccgaacaaaattTGGTTTTTCACTGCCTAGGATCGAATTTCCCGGTCTCGGTCTTTTTAGTTCGGTCTTTTTCTGCTCACCCCTGCTCTCATCCATGATGAGAGAAAATATGGTGCTCCATGAATCCGAGGGTAGGGCCTTATGGGGAAAAATGagttaggccatgtttagttcccagGCAAAAAtcttacaccctgtcacatcaaacgtttggacacatgtatggagtattaaacatagacaaaaaaaactgattacacagtttgcgtgtaaattgcaaaacaaatttttaagcctaattagtccatgatttaaaaatgtgatgctacagtaaacatttgctaataacagattaattaggcttaataaattcgtctcacagtttacatgcggaatctaatttattttgttattagtctatgtttaatacttcaaatgtgtgtccgtatatccaatgtgacacgccaaaacatTACACCCCTGTATCTGAATACCCCCCTAGACTTTTCATATGGCATATATAGGTTTATACCTAGAAACAAAACCTACTGTACATGTCCTTGTAAAAGTATCACTTCACAATAACTATTCAATTTTGAGTAAAGCCTGGTTAACTCAATATGAACAAGTAAATCTCTAtacaggggcggagctagtatATGTTAGAGGGGTGCACAGGAACCCGGTCAAAAAAAATTTTTAGCTATACTtcatctattttcaccatgtatGCACCCCCTCAATACAAACTTAGACACCCGCATCAGCTTAAACTTGATCTAAAGTAAAATAAATTAAGTAAGTGGCACTACCCTCCATTTCGCTTTAGCTCCGCCCCTGTCTCTATATATGGAGCGCATCTTAATATTACTCAATAGAAATTACTGGAGAGAGTAATCCATAATATATATCAAATTTATCTGGGTGAAGGGTACTATGTTTTGTGAGCATGGATCAAACATATATTTTTGGGATTGAGCCTCATTATATTTGCTGACTAAGCTGATATTATCCTTCATATATCTCTAGCATCAGGCTATATCTCTATTGAATAACATCAACAGTATTTTTCAGCGTCAACAGAGCAGCTACGAAATCAGCATCAGTCACAGAGAATGGTTAGCCTTACTAATCAATCATCAAAGAAGGGGCTCTCCTGTTTGCCAAAAAGGGCAGGACCAAGGAAGAGGAGTTGCCACGTCGGCATCGCGACGACCCGAGACACTCAGCGGGGGGGTCACGCCACGTAAGCCGGTGGCGGTTTCTACGCTCCACGTCACTCCCGgtgacacgtgggccccaccggtcTGCTGCTGACGTGGACTCAGCTTGGCGCGTTGTTGGAGGAGACACAGGCTGGTCCACGAGAGGTGCACTGTGGCCAATGCccggagagaaaaagaaataaaaaggaaaattcATGGAATGGCAATAATTTGCGCTAGTGTCGACATTGTGTCGACATTTCTCTCCTGGGTGCCGTATTTGCACAGTAATTTTGAGGTGTGCCCCTGAGTGGATGGTTTGTCTCCTAACAGTAGACTAGAATCCAGAGTTGTTGGAGTTGATCGACACCCCTGGAAATGTCCTGACAGTATGATGATCATGGTGAACACAGGGAGGCACTATTGACGAAGTGGAGTCCTGAGTGTGTATGACTTTGTTCATTAGGAATCAAATCCTTGGTTATGTGTATTTTTCTACTGGTGAAGAGGCTGAATCATTATCTTAAGTATTGACAGGTTTAAGatttatatttgaatttattgACGTTTAGGAATTAATGGAAGATAATAATAAGTAACCAaaatatttctcaaaatatGTATATCTCCAAAAATTTAAGACAACTAAAGTACACAGACACCGATTTCGgcacttaaaaaatagataactTGTTACATTTTcgtttttgctaaaaaaaaggaGTATCAATATTTTTAGCCTGATTTCAGTCATATTTTTAACCATTGAATGGCCAACTCTCTCTTATTAAGGATGTACAACTAATTGTACCACTCTTGGCcgttattttgttttgttttcattgTCCTTTTTACCGGTGAAAGTGCactgttttctttttaattaagGAATAAAATTTCTAGTCCCACTTCTATATTGGACAGTTTCTTACTTTAAAGAAAAACATGGTGGCATAAATATGTACGGCCTTACTTGTGATATTGATCAAAGGTTTCTTCTGTAAATATTGGACATTTTCCCCGACCTTGACATATTTCAACTCTGTTATGGACCTTCACCACTTTTCTACCTAGTTATGCGTGCAAGAGATATATTGACTGACATTTTTTATCACTATTTATCTAATGGTAGGCCTACTTTTAATGCATGTTATAACTAGTATGATGTCTACAATAATTAATTTTTGTATACACTCTTAATTTATGGACATGTTATAATTAAATTTGAGTAATTAAATTTGTTATGAAGAAAATTGAAGACACTCCAATGCTCACAGTATATTAAGGTGCAACCTTCATTAGTGTGGCAACTACACTCCCGGACACCTTACCGCACCAATGATCATGGCATGGCAACACACCATATCAGGTGATAGCATAAAAGGTTTTAATTCGAAAGTAAATTATTGGAGggtttattttcaaaatataatagaaatggtttaaaaataaaataatacttTTTTCATTTGAATCAAATCATTTTAGGGATTTTTCATGTAATAGCAAATCATTTTAGGAAGAAGGAGATGAGTCCCCCGTTAAATCTTGTTCTGGATCCGCCCCCGTTAACACGCTCACAATTTCATATATTATTTCATAACtaagtttttcttgttttttttaagtggTGGGGGTGGTAGATTTTTAGTGTCACCACCACCGTCGTTGCCTTGTTCCAAAACAGAGTAGACATGTTTGGCTCCTGAACTTTCCGGCCGAGTAGCTGCTCTCTGATGCAGTGGTGCATGGCCATTTGATTTCTCTTGCATTTGGTGTGTAAGTGTAATGGCGCCACGGTCGGCGTGGTGGCTATACCAAGTTGCCGCGCGTGACAACGGTGCCCCCCATGTGGGCAAAACCTCTCAAATTAATCTCTCATGCCATGCGATGATTGGCAATTTGACATGCATAACAATATATGTCCATGTGTATATAAAAAATCCTGGCTTGAGTTCTAATTAAGTTTGCCGTTCTGGCCACAAAATGATTATTCCCCCGGTTGGTTCTGAGTTGCTGACATAATGTATGATTAATTCTTGTACGCACGAGAGATCGCTGATGTAGACCTAGAAGAATTAGAGTAATACACAATTATGAAGCTATAATTAACTTGATTAATTAGCGCTCTGGCCTGTATAATTAACTAACTGCTTATTCTAACTTTAGGACGCCGTCCATGGGCTTCAACCATCCGATCGATCTTAGTATAAATGATTAACGTATGATTTTTTTCCCCAGCTTGTATTAAAATTTTGTTTCTAATTAATATACCATGATATTACAAAAAATAAGTGGTTTTGGACTTATAGAAATTGTGCTAATTTCATTCCGTTGATCTTTtctgtccaaaaaaaatcaaataaaaagtaTTAAAACCTTCACTCATTTAAATTCATCGATTTATGTTAGACGCTTCCAGTAGCATGCATGATGACATAACAATCAAACCACATCGTCGaaataattttatatgattTGAAATTTGTCTAAGACAGTGTGTAAAGGCGAGAGAATCCTATACTGCATCTTGGCAAGAAGAAATGGACGATTATTGAAGGAAGCGAGTAATAATAATTAAATGGCTGACAAAAATTTCTAAAGGATGGCTCAGTTCATAGATGAAGGATTAAATTCCATtatcgaaaaaaaaagaggaagacgAAATGGAAGGCCGAGATGATCAAAATCCATGGAGGAAGCTAGCATGCGAGTGAAAGATTGGAAGTAAGCGTAATACAAGCATGAGGCGATCATCCGCCATCGATATTACGGAGACTTAAATTCAGCAGCTGCACAGTTTGTTCGACGTCGTCATCGTTGTGTTGGTGCGAGTAGCAATTttatagcagcagcagcagctatgTCGATGTGGGCGGCCTCGTCAGGCCGCGGCGAGCGTGCCTCCGGCGGGGTTGTCGGAGCCGGCGGCCGTCGGGTCCGGCATggacggcggcggttgcggcggcgccgccgccgccgtggcgatgGCGAGGGCGCGCTTCTCCTTCCACTCCTCGTGCGTGATGTGCTGTTGCCTGCACTCCAGGCTGCAGAACGCCGTGTCGCCCCTGCAGAGACGAACACAAACAAATCGATCGAATCAGCCATGGATCTTTGATCAGGCGAGAGACATTTTCGATTTTTGATTTCGACGTACTTGTACATGAAGGTGTCGCGGCCGGGGCCGAGGCGGCGGTTGCAGAGGCCACAGGCGCGGAGGAAGGCCGCGGTCTCGACGGCGGAGAAGTCGGCGGAGTTGCGGCGGAGCCCGGcgagcgccggcgcggcgcgcgcccGGTACGCGGCGAGCCAGTCCGCCCTCACCCCGGCGCCATCCGCGCCGGCGCCGAACCACCCGTAcgacgcctcctccaccgcggcgtcctcctcctccacttcccccCCGCCGCTCACCTCCAGCTCCGTCGcctcgtcggcctccgcctccgcctccgcctcatcCGCCACGCGCCCCCCCACCAGCACGTCCACCGGCGGCGCGAACTCCGTCATGCTCGTCGTCCGCCTCATCGGGTTCTTCCTGCCACCCCTCTtccccatcatcatcatctcccTCTAGATCTATACACACACTATGTACGGCTATGTACTAAGCTACTGGCACGAAACCAGCTATGGCGATCGAGAGGAGAGCACGAGcgctagaggaggaggaggaggaggtgtatGGGGGTGGAGGATTCGGGGAgaggtgggggaggggaggaggaggaggaggtcgaggtggccatggcgggaggaggaagaggaggaggatctgggtggggagaggaagaggggggagggggggaggagtGGAGGGAGATAAAagtagggggaggggggaatcGGGGCCGTTGAAAGGAATCTCCGAATCCATCGGATCCACGTCACCCACAACTCCGTGTTTATTATTCCCTGGGCCGCCGCGGGCCgcggttttttgttttttagttGACGCCAAAATGTTTTGGTTTTccgtgggaaaaaaaaacagtgtccgtcactgttttttttataaaaaagacaatcaactaaggctgtgttcaaGGGAGAGGGGATTAAGAAGAcacacaaaacgaggtgagccattagcgcataattaattgagtattaactattttaaacttaaaaaatagattaatatgatttttaaagcaacattcatatgtaatttttttttgcaaaacacacaccgtttagtagtttgggaagcgtgcgcgcggaaaacgaaacaatCAAACTCCCTTTGTTCTCCAAGAGAGTGTGATGATTCATTGAATAGAGTAGAATAAATTTATAAGACTATTGCCTAGAAGGTAGTAGCCAGGAAAGAAAAtattccaccaccaccacaacacACCGACAGCACCTACACACAGCAAGGAGAAAGCTAGCACCGGATCGGTTACCGCTAGACCAACAAGGAAGCTATAGCCGAGATCGCCCAAGCCCAAGCCCCAACAGACGGTCATCGAATTCAACTCTGTCTACGATTTTATGATTGAGGAGGAAAGGGTGAAAGAGAAGATGGAACCACTCTCCCATATAAAGCCCGCCAATATGGCCAACTTACAAAAGCTAGAGCACTGTCACAAGAGGATGAATCTAGAGTGAGCCTGCACCAACTGTTTGAGAGAAGATTTGGCGAGGGGACTTCCTTGACGACGTCTCCAGGTAGAAGAGCAACGATGACACTGCTACCGCCATCCGTCGAGGTCTTAGGGAAAACTAAGACAGGGTTTTCACCCGGCAGCCCCAccagaggaaggggacgacTCGACAGCGCCCCCAGGAAGGAAGACGATGCCTGAAGCGTTGTCGTAACCGGCCCGGCCAAGCGCAAgctaggttttcacccgccgtCTACCCCCTACTGATCCACAGCTAACTCCCTGATGCTCCACCACCTGCCAACTTCTGCCGACGCGTGGACACCATTGCGCCGACACTCCTGCTAGCTAGTCTCCCACAGTCACCGGCTGCACCTTCACATCCATGCCGGCCATGGCTTCATGTGCCACGACGGCCTTTCGCTGCTGTCGACCATGCCTTCACGCGCCACAACAGTTTCCCGCCGTCACCGGGCGCGCCTCCACACCAAGCTCACATCCACGCACCGTGATAGCCTCCTGCCTTCGCCGACCGCACCTCCACGTGCTGCATCGACCTCCGTGCCACCCCACGCCCATCCTGCTCTTACTACTGCCAGATCAAGCCAAGGGGCTCTAGATCTGGCGGCGGCCATTGCTGCCGCCATTGCAAACCTGACGCCTGCCGCCCCTCATCTCTTGCCTTCAACTTCGGTGCCTGGCTCAAGATCTGGCGATGTTCGCAGATCCGGTGAAGTGACGCGGTCGtggctcaccgtcgccgcctccgtaCACGCGGCCCGTCCCCCGTCGCTagtctcctccttccccgcctccacctctggccgccgccgttgtccgtGCACTAGCCTGCATACACCACCTCCTCCCGTGCGCCCGCCGTCCACACCACTTCCTCCCATACGTCAGCCTCCACATCGGCGTTGCTCCGGCCGGCCTCCACCTTTGGGTCCGCCCACA encodes:
- the LOC4345537 gene encoding FCS-Like Zinc finger 6, which produces MMMMGKRGGRKNPMRRTTSMTEFAPPVDVLVGGRVADEAEAEAEADEATELEVSGGGEVEEEDAAVEEASYGWFGAGADGAGVRADWLAAYRARAAPALAGLRRNSADFSAVETAAFLRACGLCNRRLGPGRDTFMYKGDTAFCSLECRQQHITHEEWKEKRALAIATAAAAPPQPPPSMPDPTAAGSDNPAGGTLAAA